CAGCGCCACGGCATCACGGTGAAGGCCAGTCGGGAGGTGACCGTGACCGGCTGCCGGGTCGCGGACGCCACCAGCGTCGGCCCCGGGGGCTCGGGCTACGGCATCGCCGTCGAGGGGCCGGCCGACCAGCGGGACCCCGAGGCGGACGACGACTCCCGGGACAACGTGGTGGTGGGCAACCACCTGGACGGCACGCACCTGCGCCACGGGATCCTGCTGCAGTTCGCCACCCACGACAACCTGGTCGCCGACAACACCATCACCGGCGGGGTGCTCGACGCCATCGACCTGCACGGCGAGGGCGAGTACGACAACGAGATCCGCGGCAACACGATCACCGAGGTGGGTGCCGCCGCCATCGCCCTGGGCAACCCGGGAGGCACCAAGCACGAGCACGACGCCAGCGGCGAGGGGAACTGGGTGCACGACAACCGCCTGGTGGGCAACGAGCAGGGCGTGGTGGTCGTCCTGGGCACCCCCGAGACCCTGGTGGAGGACAACGAGATCGTCGGGGAGCGCGGCTCGGTCGCCGGCGTCGAGCTGCGTCACGCACCCGGGACGGTGGTCCGCGACAACACGATCACCGGGGACGGCGTCGGGGACGGCTTCTGGGCCGTCGTGCTGGCCGAGGACGGCGGCACCGACGGCCGGGGGGCCGGGATCCCGACCGACGTGGTCGTCACCGGGAACCGGATCACCGGGGACGGCAACGGGATCGACGTCCACGCCGGCCGCGGCCTCGACGTCGCCGGCAACACGATCGACGTCGAGGGCACTCCGTGGCGGGTCGCCGCCGGGAGCGAGGTCGAGGAGGGGGGTCAGCTCAGCGGGAGCGGCCGACCCGGCTGACCACGGCCAGGCCGAGCAGCCCCACCAGCACCATCGCCGCGCCGGGGGCGACCATCCGCGTCAGCTCCTCCGGCGGGGTCGACTCGACCCGGGTGCGGTGCGCCCCGCCCGGCGGCGCCGGCGCGACCCGGGTGCCGATGCCGAGCAGGCGCTGCGCACGCTCCATCACGTCGGTGGTGGCGGGCGCCGAGCCACCGCACGAGCTCGCGGCCCCGTTCTTGGTCAGGAAGAGCCAGGTGCTCCCCTGCTCCACCGCCCCGAGTCCGCACGACGCCTGGCTGACGGTCGAGGCGACCTGGACCGTCGGCGCCGGCAGGTCGCCCTTGAAGACCCGGGAGGCGCGGACGTCGTAGGTGACCTGGTCGCCGGAGACGGTCGCGGCGGAGACCTCGCCGACGAAGACCGTGTCGGCGGTCCGCACCTGCTGCTTGAACGAGAGGTTCGCGCACGAGCAGGCCGCGGCCGGGCTGGCGGACGCGAGGACGCCGAGCAGGGCGAGCGGTCCGGCCAGCAGCAGCACGAGCAGCGGACGCAGGACGGGGGCGAGCATGCGCCCGAGCCTAGCCGCCGTCCTCCCCCGCGCGCGAAGAGCGCCCGCGCGCCCCTGGACAGCTCTGAGGTCGACCGGCCCCTCAGAGGTCGAAGAGCTCCGCGAGCACGGTGGCGACGCCGTCCTGGTCGTGGTGCGGGGCGACGTGGTCGGCCTGTGCCAGCACCGTCGGGTGGGCGTTGCCCATCGCGTACGACGTGCCGGCCCAGGTGAGCAGCGGCAGGTCGTTGGGCATGTCGCCGAAGGCGACCACCTCGTGCGGGGCCACCCGCAGCTCGGTGCAGAGCTCGGCGAGCGTGGTCGCCTTGGTGACCCCGGCCGCACTCATCTCCACCAGCGTGCCGACCGAGGACCAGGTGGTGGTCACCTGGGCGCCGACGGAGGACTCCACGACGTCCCAGAACTCCTGGGGCGCGAGCTCCTCGTGCCGGGCGAGCAGCTTGACCACGCTGCCGCCGGCGATCTGCTCCAACGGTCCGCGCGGCACGTCGGGGACCTCACGGTCGTCGCGGTGCTTGAGGAACGACGGCTCCAACGCGAAGCCGGTGGTCTTCTCCAGGGCGAAGCTGGTGCCGGGCACGGTGGCCCGCAGCGTCCGGGCCACGTCGAGCAGCACCTCGTGCGGGATCGCGCGGGCCTTGCGCACCTCGTGGGTGGGGACGTCGTAGACGATGCCGCCGTTGCTGCAGATCGCCAGGCCGTGACCCCCGACCTCCTC
The window above is part of the Nocardioides campestrisoli genome. Proteins encoded here:
- a CDS encoding right-handed parallel beta-helix repeat-containing protein — encoded protein: MPTRRQCGIVLSLLALTLLVITLSACTGGGPAPSRSTPEPPAGVAYDVTELGADPEPGTGDDAPAIREALAAAEAGDEVVLPAGVYDLHSAHPDDEDANLLLADGVRLRGAGDDATVLRTSFDGEDDSAVVRGLGVEDSTVSDLAITSGHAGGLGSDPEEEGPGGGPAYGVQIGEDDGEGSRGVLVEDVSVERFQRHGITVKASREVTVTGCRVADATSVGPGGSGYGIAVEGPADQRDPEADDDSRDNVVVGNHLDGTHLRHGILLQFATHDNLVADNTITGGVLDAIDLHGEGEYDNEIRGNTITEVGAAAIALGNPGGTKHEHDASGEGNWVHDNRLVGNEQGVVVVLGTPETLVEDNEIVGERGSVAGVELRHAPGTVVRDNTITGDGVGDGFWAVVLAEDGGTDGRGAGIPTDVVVTGNRITGDGNGIDVHAGRGLDVAGNTIDVEGTPWRVAAGSEVEEGGQLSGSGRPG
- a CDS encoding HAD family hydrolase, with amino-acid sequence MSDRPRLVATDLDGTLLDADGKVTARTREVITALDEQGVPVVFVTGRPIRWMETLWEEVGGHGLAICSNGGIVYDVPTHEVRKARAIPHEVLLDVARTLRATVPGTSFALEKTTGFALEPSFLKHRDDREVPDVPRGPLEQIAGGSVVKLLARHEELAPQEFWDVVESSVGAQVTTTWSSVGTLVEMSAAGVTKATTLAELCTELRVAPHEVVAFGDMPNDLPLLTWAGTSYAMGNAHPTVLAQADHVAPHHDQDGVATVLAELFDL